A region from the Thermodesulforhabdaceae bacterium genome encodes:
- the dsrA gene encoding dissimilatory-type sulfite reductase subunit alpha, which produces MALKHKTPMLDELTKGPWPSFVTDIKRVAERKPECDDLLGLLELSYKDKEGHWKHGGIVGVFGYGGGVIGRYCDRPDLFPNVAHFHTMRVNQPASKFYKTDVLRKLCDIWEGKGSGLFNFHGSTGDIILLGTTTDQLEPIFYELTHELGMDLGGSGSNMRTPEGCVGKARCEWSCIDTQDIIYDITMRYQDELHRPMFPYKFKFKASGCPNDCVAAIARADCSIIGTWRDKIRIDQEAVRAYVGGELVPHGGADGPEKRPLDIQAEVIDKCPTKCMEWDGKNLKIYDEDCVRCMHCINIMPRALRPGEDVGATILVGAKAPILEGAQLSSVVIPFMKMEPPYEEFHEFVGRMWDWWMEHGKNRERLGELIQRLGLREFLNAVGLQPDPRMINTPRYNPYIFYDPADVPGGWTRDAKAYRERHQP; this is translated from the coding sequence ATGGCGTTAAAGCACAAAACCCCTATGCTTGATGAGCTAACCAAGGGGCCCTGGCCGAGCTTTGTAACTGACATTAAGCGTGTTGCAGAAAGAAAACCTGAATGTGATGATCTCTTGGGATTGCTCGAATTGTCTTATAAGGACAAGGAAGGACACTGGAAACACGGTGGTATTGTCGGTGTATTCGGTTACGGAGGTGGAGTTATAGGTCGTTATTGCGACAGACCTGACCTGTTTCCTAATGTGGCTCACTTCCATACTATGCGTGTTAACCAGCCGGCTAGCAAGTTCTACAAGACTGATGTTCTTCGCAAGCTTTGTGATATCTGGGAAGGAAAAGGAAGTGGTCTTTTCAACTTTCACGGTTCCACCGGTGACATTATTTTGCTTGGCACCACAACTGATCAACTTGAGCCGATCTTCTACGAACTTACCCATGAACTTGGTATGGATCTTGGTGGCTCCGGATCTAACATGAGAACACCTGAGGGATGTGTTGGTAAAGCAAGGTGTGAATGGTCCTGTATCGATACGCAGGACATTATTTATGATATAACAATGAGATATCAGGATGAGTTGCATCGTCCCATGTTCCCATATAAGTTCAAATTCAAGGCTTCCGGTTGTCCAAACGACTGTGTTGCAGCTATAGCCCGCGCTGACTGCTCTATTATTGGAACATGGCGAGATAAGATAAGAATTGATCAGGAAGCTGTTAGAGCCTACGTTGGTGGTGAACTCGTACCCCATGGTGGAGCCGATGGTCCAGAAAAAAGACCTCTTGATATCCAGGCGGAAGTAATTGACAAGTGCCCAACGAAGTGCATGGAATGGGACGGAAAGAATCTGAAGATATATGATGAAGATTGTGTTCGTTGTATGCACTGCATCAATATCATGCCCAGAGCTCTCCGCCCGGGTGAAGATGTAGGCGCTACAATTCTGGTTGGAGCAAAAGCCCCCATTCTTGAAGGTGCTCAGCTTTCTAGCGTAGTGATTCCGTTCATGAAGATGGAACCTCCCTATGAAGAATTCCATGAATTTGTTGGGAGAATGTGGGATTGGTGGATGGAGCACGGGAAGAACAGGGAACGACTCGGTGAACTTATTCAGCGTCTTGGACTGAGAGAGTTCCTTAACGCTGTTGGGTTGCAGCCAGATCCACGTATGATCAATACGCCGAGATACAATCCTTACATTTTCTACGACCCAGCGGATGTGCCTGGAGGATGGACACGTGACGCCAAGGCTTATCGTGAACGTCATCAGCCGTAA
- a CDS encoding dissimilatory sulfite reductase D family protein, whose product MSSKEEAKERIINWLKEQKKTKHYFNDLCKAVPEINMREAKKLINELVSEGRLRYWTSGSTTMYMLPGVDDVKKEEEGMV is encoded by the coding sequence ATGAGTAGCAAAGAAGAAGCTAAAGAACGTATCATTAACTGGTTGAAGGAACAGAAAAAGACCAAACATTATTTTAATGATCTTTGTAAAGCTGTGCCTGAAATCAACATGAGGGAAGCCAAGAAACTTATTAATGAACTGGTTAGTGAAGGAAGACTCCGTTATTGGACAAGCGGGAGTACGACTATGTATATGCTCCCAGGAGTTGATGATGTGAAGAAAGAGGAAGAAGGAATGGTGTAA
- a CDS encoding tetratricopeptide repeat protein has translation MATHEVSDLDQYIRYLKERLFFEPESATFHYNLGLAYMRKGLKEEAVSEFLQAIEYDPRLAQAYVNLAGIFFQDGKLDECISYNEKALEIDPTIPMPYNNLGFVYLQKGLYEKAVEMCKKAVELMPNLLQAHHNLGIALLHLNRLEESAQAFLKVIELRPDFASAYYHLSVVYESMGENTKAQTYREKAIQLGFPIEE, from the coding sequence ATGGCAACTCATGAAGTTTCAGATCTCGATCAATACATACGCTACCTAAAGGAGAGGCTTTTTTTCGAACCAGAATCGGCAACCTTTCATTACAATCTGGGGCTCGCCTATATGAGAAAGGGACTCAAAGAAGAAGCTGTATCAGAATTCCTTCAGGCTATTGAGTATGATCCCAGGCTGGCTCAAGCTTACGTTAACCTGGCAGGTATATTTTTTCAGGACGGCAAATTGGACGAATGTATAAGTTATAACGAAAAAGCTCTTGAGATTGACCCAACTATCCCAATGCCATACAACAACCTGGGTTTTGTTTATCTCCAAAAAGGACTTTACGAAAAAGCGGTAGAAATGTGCAAAAAGGCGGTCGAGCTCATGCCTAACCTTCTTCAGGCTCACCACAACCTTGGCATAGCCCTTCTCCACCTAAACCGCCTGGAGGAATCGGCACAGGCTTTCCTAAAGGTGATAGAACTTCGCCCCGACTTCGCTTCTGCCTATTACCACCTATCAGTAGTTTACGAATCAATGGGAGAAAACACAAAAGCCCAAACCTACCGCGAAAAAGCAATTCAGCTTGGTTTCCCAATTGAGGAGTGA
- a CDS encoding peptidylprolyl isomerase, translating into MEISKDTVVTIEYTVQIDDGSYVKGSPDQPVSMYFTVGYDQILPALEARLYGLKEGDETSFSIHAEEAFGLYKKELLKRRSFEEFPQGRTLSPGKWVIATDPSTKAQYAYKVVEKTDHDVLLDFNHPLAGKNLLYKVKIVKVRPATKEELAFIRPCEFDDKKDTQSTQGGFL; encoded by the coding sequence ATGGAAATATCTAAAGATACTGTGGTTACAATAGAATACACCGTTCAAATCGATGACGGATCTTACGTCAAAGGATCCCCAGATCAGCCGGTCTCCATGTATTTCACCGTCGGTTACGACCAGATCCTTCCAGCCCTTGAAGCTAGACTCTACGGATTAAAAGAAGGAGATGAAACATCTTTTTCAATTCATGCCGAAGAAGCCTTTGGTCTTTACAAAAAGGAACTCCTTAAACGAAGAAGCTTTGAAGAATTCCCTCAAGGTAGAACTCTTTCGCCGGGTAAATGGGTTATAGCAACCGATCCGTCAACAAAAGCCCAATATGCCTACAAGGTGGTAGAAAAAACGGATCATGACGTCCTTTTAGACTTTAATCATCCTTTGGCTGGTAAGAATTTGTTATACAAAGTAAAAATAGTTAAGGTGCGTCCTGCAACAAAGGAAGAACTTGCTTTTATTCGTCCCTGTGAGTTCGACGATAAGAAGGATACTCAATCCACACAAGGGGGTTTTTTATGA
- a CDS encoding alpha/beta fold hydrolase codes for MPFCDDGERRIYYEVSGSGSPLLFISGLSGGSWSWYQQRPFFEAFYTVIVFDNRGAGKSWMPPGPYTMDQMAEDALALLDHLEINKTHVAGISMGGMIAQQLAATHPDRVSALVLGCTHCGKSRRIAPAREVLDRLSSQEGLSPEEIVEKNIPLLFGEKCRKEHPEIVDEYKRKTLSAPIQPFEAFQAQLIAINRFNVCDILYRITCPTLIITGKDDILVPPQNSKVLAELIPNSQLVELDGIGHAIHLEATETFNELVLEFLRQVEKSIGQA; via the coding sequence ATGCCTTTCTGCGATGACGGTGAACGAAGAATCTACTACGAAGTTTCTGGTTCGGGAAGTCCACTTCTATTTATAAGTGGTCTAAGCGGGGGGAGTTGGTCATGGTATCAGCAACGTCCATTCTTTGAAGCATTTTATACAGTCATAGTTTTCGACAATCGAGGAGCTGGTAAATCCTGGATGCCGCCAGGTCCTTACACAATGGATCAAATGGCTGAGGATGCTCTAGCCTTACTTGATCATTTGGAAATCAACAAAACCCATGTGGCAGGAATATCCATGGGTGGCATGATCGCTCAGCAGCTTGCGGCAACTCATCCGGATCGAGTATCAGCTCTGGTGCTTGGATGCACTCATTGTGGAAAAAGCAGGCGTATTGCTCCCGCCCGTGAAGTGCTCGATCGTCTCTCCTCTCAGGAAGGCTTATCACCAGAAGAAATAGTCGAAAAAAACATCCCCCTTCTATTTGGCGAAAAGTGTCGAAAAGAACATCCGGAGATTGTGGACGAATATAAAAGAAAGACTCTTTCGGCTCCCATTCAGCCGTTCGAAGCTTTCCAGGCTCAACTTATCGCTATCAATAGATTTAATGTATGCGATATTCTGTATAGAATTACATGTCCAACCCTTATTATCACCGGAAAAGATGACATTCTTGTTCCTCCACAGAATTCCAAAGTTCTTGCAGAACTTATACCTAACTCACAACTTGTGGAACTGGACGGCATAGGACATGCTATACATCTCGAAGCCACAGAGACTTTCAATGAGCTAGTTTTAGAGTTTCTACGTCAAGTAGAAAAATCAATTGGTCAAGCTTGA
- the dnaG gene encoding DNA primase, with amino-acid sequence MTGARNGQLIEKIKEVADILDIVGEAVNLRRAGRYYVGLCPFHAEKTPSFYVDHQRQIFHCFGCGAGGDVIKFVMQHRGLSFPEAIEFLADRYNIRIETSRPGTEANRTSLLLQYIAVAEEFYYQQLRYSSEGSVAREYLKKRQIDERIVEEQRLGYAPQSWDALVRHFKNKGLDLQKGVELGLFAVASNRSGEKFYDRFRNRLIFPIRNHRGKVIAFGGRTLAEGDSSNEPKYLNSPESEIYRKRSTLYQFHLAQEACRKEKRQIILVEGYMDALAFHRVGFYRAVATLGTALTPQQARLIKRIADEVLLVYDGDEAGIKAMIRNFPVLAQEGLQAFCVVLPDGMDPDDFFRNHSLTDFENLMNSKMDLGEFAIDEILKSWDGSTNGKMKVLSDLFNYLEAISHPVMQAEYIKMAGIKLGLSDEVINKQFKLWSKSSKSPMPGEFPSINYSGKVDLIKAKSHFVQHSNAANSSKKYSPRETYMDTSPPSLEEEILKILVTYPHTVEVIAHKNCWEYLLGNDVEAYDRCNPGQELTRLIFKGFYEEWLEISSNEWNKNKFCIDQIYDRVQDPKARNLLSKIIFESKLDIGESTARLFLNDYLGALEKQFLKERRNYLVRKLAEAEKKGDVESIKDTLRKIQCLMEVKNHNRHKTFGNSERGTVKDDGHNFYKKP; translated from the coding sequence TTGACTGGGGCTCGTAATGGTCAACTGATTGAGAAAATAAAAGAAGTTGCCGATATTCTGGACATAGTGGGAGAGGCAGTCAATCTTCGTCGGGCTGGACGCTACTACGTCGGGCTATGTCCTTTTCATGCGGAAAAAACGCCGTCGTTTTACGTTGACCATCAACGTCAAATCTTTCACTGTTTTGGCTGCGGAGCTGGGGGAGATGTTATCAAGTTCGTTATGCAACATCGAGGGCTGTCTTTCCCTGAAGCCATAGAATTTCTTGCAGACCGATACAACATAAGGATAGAAACAAGCCGCCCAGGAACAGAAGCAAATCGCACTTCATTACTTCTTCAATACATAGCCGTTGCGGAAGAATTTTACTACCAGCAACTACGTTACAGTTCTGAAGGAAGTGTAGCTAGAGAATACCTCAAGAAACGACAGATTGATGAACGTATCGTAGAGGAACAACGCCTTGGTTATGCACCTCAAAGCTGGGATGCACTGGTTCGACACTTTAAAAACAAAGGGTTAGATCTTCAAAAGGGCGTAGAGCTTGGATTGTTTGCGGTAGCATCTAATCGATCAGGAGAAAAATTCTATGATCGGTTTCGCAACAGGCTGATATTCCCTATAAGAAATCATCGGGGTAAGGTCATCGCTTTTGGGGGAAGAACTTTAGCGGAAGGGGATTCATCTAATGAACCTAAATATTTGAACAGCCCCGAATCTGAAATTTACCGAAAACGATCAACTCTCTACCAATTCCACCTAGCTCAAGAAGCATGTCGCAAAGAAAAGCGTCAAATAATTCTTGTAGAAGGCTATATGGATGCTCTTGCCTTCCACCGTGTTGGTTTTTATCGAGCGGTGGCGACTCTTGGCACAGCTCTAACCCCCCAGCAAGCTAGACTTATAAAGCGTATTGCCGACGAAGTTTTGCTTGTTTATGATGGAGATGAAGCGGGAATAAAAGCAATGATCCGTAATTTCCCTGTGCTTGCTCAGGAAGGTCTGCAGGCTTTTTGTGTTGTGCTTCCTGACGGAATGGATCCCGATGATTTTTTCCGCAATCATTCTCTGACTGATTTCGAAAACCTTATGAATTCAAAGATGGACCTGGGAGAATTCGCCATAGATGAAATACTCAAAAGCTGGGATGGATCTACCAACGGCAAAATGAAGGTATTGTCTGATCTTTTCAATTATCTAGAAGCCATATCCCATCCGGTGATGCAGGCAGAATACATAAAAATGGCGGGCATAAAACTAGGACTTTCTGATGAAGTCATAAACAAACAGTTTAAGTTGTGGTCTAAGTCTTCCAAATCGCCAATGCCTGGAGAATTTCCTTCCATCAATTATTCTGGCAAAGTCGATCTGATAAAAGCGAAATCCCACTTTGTGCAACATTCAAATGCTGCTAATTCATCAAAAAAATATTCTCCCCGAGAAACATACATGGATACATCCCCACCTTCTCTGGAAGAAGAAATCCTTAAAATCCTTGTTACCTATCCTCATACTGTGGAAGTAATAGCTCACAAAAATTGCTGGGAATATCTTCTGGGAAACGACGTAGAAGCTTACGATAGATGTAATCCCGGTCAGGAACTCACCAGGTTGATTTTTAAAGGTTTTTATGAAGAATGGCTTGAAATTTCTTCCAATGAATGGAATAAGAACAAATTTTGTATAGATCAAATCTATGACCGTGTCCAAGATCCAAAGGCACGGAACTTACTTTCTAAGATCATTTTTGAAAGCAAGCTGGATATAGGTGAATCGACGGCTAGATTGTTTCTCAATGACTACCTGGGGGCACTTGAGAAACAGTTTTTAAAGGAACGCCGTAATTATCTTGTGAGAAAACTTGCCGAAGCTGAAAAAAAAGGTGATGTTGAAAGTATAAAGGACACTTTACGCAAAATACAATGTCTTATGGAGGTTAAAAATCATAACAGACACAAAACCTTTGGAAATTCTGAGAGGGGGACGGTGAAAGACGATGGGCACAACTTCTACAAAAAACCATGA
- the rpoD gene encoding RNA polymerase sigma factor RpoD, translated as MDELRDLISKGKEKGYLTYDELNEALPEEALSPDKLDDMITIFDEMEIEIVDSEDDFAALRAKTVSTPVMGSIEDEATVEEEDLTYDDMSARVADPVRMYLKEMGQVALLSREEEVEIAKRIEIAEREVFNAIMESSIGVKEILSIREKLEDGRLDVFQVLKDLDEDITDEEKEELKQKLISILNRVEELDTENRSLQVKILEEDISTEEKENIQKQIEINRDEIASLLKELQLGKSQIDAVVDKLKLYLHEIERCEREVRKCETKCGKPITQLEEIYGRESSKPVSTDVHYIDEQFLKLISKALEAQEKIKKLELEAKIDVKTLRDILHRVETGMRKAKQAKTELIEANLRLVVSIAKKYTNRGLQFLDLIQEGNIGLMKAVDKFEYQRGYKFSTYATWWIRQAITRAIADQARTIRIPVHMIETINKLIKTSRYLVQELGREPTPEEIAEKMELPVDKVRKILKIAKEPISLETPIGEEEDSHLGDFIEDKKIVNPADAVISLNLADKTRRVLATLTPREEKVLRMRFGIGTKADHTLEEVGQEFHVTRERIRQIEAKALRKLRHPNRKKELKGFAE; from the coding sequence ATGGACGAACTAAGAGACCTAATCTCTAAAGGAAAAGAAAAAGGTTACCTGACTTACGATGAACTTAACGAAGCGCTTCCTGAAGAAGCGCTTTCGCCAGACAAACTTGACGATATGATCACAATCTTCGATGAGATGGAGATAGAAATCGTCGATTCTGAAGACGATTTCGCTGCTCTAAGGGCCAAAACTGTCAGCACACCGGTAATGGGATCCATTGAAGATGAAGCAACTGTAGAAGAGGAAGATCTAACCTACGACGATATGTCAGCTCGAGTGGCCGATCCGGTCAGAATGTATCTCAAGGAGATGGGACAGGTAGCTCTGCTAAGTCGGGAAGAAGAAGTGGAAATCGCAAAGCGAATTGAAATTGCGGAGCGAGAAGTGTTCAATGCCATTATGGAATCGTCCATAGGAGTAAAGGAAATACTATCAATTCGAGAAAAACTCGAAGATGGTAGGCTTGATGTTTTCCAGGTTCTCAAAGACTTAGACGAAGACATAACCGACGAAGAAAAAGAGGAACTAAAGCAAAAGTTAATTTCTATCCTTAATCGAGTTGAAGAATTGGATACAGAAAACAGATCACTTCAGGTCAAAATCCTGGAAGAAGACATCTCAACCGAAGAAAAAGAAAATATTCAAAAGCAAATAGAAATAAACCGCGATGAGATTGCATCTCTTCTTAAGGAACTTCAGCTTGGCAAAAGCCAGATTGATGCCGTGGTGGACAAGCTCAAACTGTATCTTCATGAAATAGAGCGGTGCGAAAGAGAAGTCAGAAAGTGCGAAACCAAGTGTGGAAAACCCATTACTCAACTCGAAGAAATATACGGACGGGAATCTTCTAAACCCGTCTCTACTGATGTTCATTATATCGACGAACAATTTTTAAAACTCATATCCAAGGCTTTAGAAGCTCAGGAAAAGATAAAAAAGCTCGAACTGGAAGCCAAAATTGATGTCAAAACTCTTAGAGACATCCTGCATAGAGTTGAAACGGGGATGAGAAAGGCCAAGCAGGCAAAAACGGAACTGATTGAAGCGAACCTGAGGCTTGTTGTTAGCATAGCAAAAAAATACACCAACAGGGGCTTGCAGTTCCTGGATCTTATTCAGGAAGGTAACATCGGATTAATGAAAGCTGTGGATAAGTTTGAATACCAGAGAGGCTATAAATTCAGCACTTATGCCACCTGGTGGATACGGCAGGCCATCACCAGGGCTATTGCTGACCAGGCTAGAACCATACGAATTCCTGTGCACATGATTGAAACCATCAATAAGCTCATAAAAACATCTCGTTACCTGGTGCAGGAACTTGGAAGAGAGCCAACACCCGAAGAAATAGCTGAAAAAATGGAACTTCCGGTGGACAAGGTTCGTAAAATCCTGAAGATCGCAAAGGAACCCATAAGCCTTGAAACTCCTATAGGAGAAGAAGAAGACAGTCATCTTGGCGACTTCATAGAGGACAAAAAAATTGTGAATCCTGCTGATGCAGTCATCAGTCTAAATCTTGCTGATAAAACCAGAAGAGTGCTGGCAACCCTTACACCCAGAGAAGAAAAAGTTCTGCGCATGAGATTCGGCATAGGAACAAAGGCGGATCATACCTTAGAAGAAGTCGGACAGGAATTCCATGTGACGAGAGAACGTATCCGCCAGATAGAAGCTAAAGCTCTAAGAAAATTAAGACACCCCAACAGGAAAAAGGAATTGAAGGGCTTTGCTGAGTAG
- a CDS encoding cytoplasmic protein, producing MRNLKHSHRFVDEYDGMVALGFSREIDEKSIMYLLQKFSDDELLKVLVPRLTDNEISELFELIFRFLKAHLSEEEYHRLFLKDDESH from the coding sequence ATGCGTAATTTGAAGCATTCCCACAGATTTGTTGATGAATACGACGGAATGGTGGCTCTTGGTTTTTCCAGAGAGATCGATGAAAAATCTATAATGTATCTTCTCCAGAAATTCTCCGATGACGAACTTCTTAAGGTGCTTGTGCCGCGACTAACTGATAATGAGATTTCCGAATTGTTCGAGCTAATCTTTAGGTTCCTGAAGGCTCATCTTTCAGAAGAGGAATACCATCGGTTGTTTTTGAAAGACGATGAAAGCCACTAG
- a CDS encoding inositol-3-phosphate synthase: protein MKEKDIKRKDQIEKPVGKLGVLIPGIGGAVSTTFIAGVELIRRNMGEPVGSLTQLGTIRLGKRYERRAPKIKEFVPLAEPSDLVFAGWDIYEANLYEAAKYARVLQRDHIEPIRDFLASIVPMTAVFDRRFVRNLDGTHIKEGKNYRELVEALKEDIRNFCDREKVSRCVMIWCGSTEVYIKQEPIHESLDAFLDAVEKNHPSIAPSMLYALAALEMGIPFINGAPNLTVDIPALIELANRNRVPIAGKDFKTGQTLMKTIIAPGLKARMLGLEGWYSTNILGNRDGLVLDDEGSFKTKEESKLSVLDYILQPHLYPTLYKNYYHKVTINYYPPRGDNKEGWDCIDIFGWLGYPMHIKIDFQCRDSILAAPLVLDLVLFVDLARRANMSGIQEWLSFYFKSPMHKSNLYPEHDLFIQHMKLKNTLRYLMGEEQITHFGLDYYMENGSE from the coding sequence TTGAAAGAAAAGGATATTAAGCGGAAAGACCAGATTGAAAAGCCCGTTGGTAAACTTGGTGTTCTTATACCAGGTATTGGTGGAGCGGTAAGCACTACCTTTATTGCCGGGGTGGAACTAATACGGCGTAACATGGGAGAACCGGTAGGGTCGCTGACTCAGCTTGGAACTATTCGTCTGGGCAAGCGCTATGAACGAAGAGCACCGAAGATCAAAGAATTTGTGCCTCTTGCCGAACCAAGTGATCTGGTGTTTGCGGGATGGGATATTTATGAAGCGAATCTATACGAAGCAGCTAAATACGCTCGAGTCCTCCAGCGAGATCACATTGAACCAATAAGGGATTTTTTGGCAAGCATTGTGCCCATGACAGCGGTTTTCGATAGAAGATTTGTGAGAAATCTCGATGGGACTCATATAAAGGAAGGAAAGAACTATCGTGAATTGGTGGAAGCTCTGAAGGAAGATATTCGTAATTTCTGTGACCGTGAAAAAGTTTCTCGCTGCGTTATGATCTGGTGTGGAAGCACCGAAGTGTATATCAAACAAGAGCCGATTCATGAATCTTTGGATGCCTTTCTCGATGCTGTAGAAAAGAATCATCCGAGCATTGCTCCCAGCATGCTTTACGCTCTGGCAGCTCTTGAAATGGGAATTCCTTTCATAAACGGAGCGCCGAATCTTACAGTTGATATTCCTGCTTTAATAGAACTTGCTAATCGAAATAGGGTTCCCATAGCGGGAAAGGATTTTAAAACGGGTCAGACTCTCATGAAAACCATCATTGCTCCAGGACTCAAAGCTCGTATGCTTGGTCTTGAGGGATGGTATTCGACGAACATTCTCGGAAATCGCGATGGACTTGTGCTCGATGATGAAGGTTCCTTCAAGACAAAGGAAGAAAGCAAACTCTCTGTGTTAGATTATATACTTCAGCCTCACCTTTATCCCACGCTGTATAAGAATTATTACCATAAAGTGACCATAAATTATTACCCGCCTCGAGGTGACAATAAGGAAGGGTGGGACTGCATCGATATTTTCGGTTGGCTTGGATATCCAATGCACATTAAGATCGATTTTCAGTGTAGAGACAGCATCCTGGCGGCACCTTTGGTGCTGGATCTTGTTCTTTTTGTGGATCTTGCTAGAAGAGCTAATATGAGCGGCATTCAGGAGTGGCTTTCTTTCTACTTCAAGAGCCCAATGCATAAAAGCAATCTCTATCCTGAGCACGATTTGTTCATTCAGCACATGAAGCTGAAAAATACTCTTCGCTACTTAATGGGGGAAGAACAGATTACTCATTTCGGGCTGGATTATTACATGGAAAATGGATCAGAATAA
- a CDS encoding 4Fe-4S dicluster domain-containing protein, producing the protein MVNDNVYEMLADHLNRLPAGYPRTPSRVEIRILKRLFTPEEALLASKLTFKLETPEEIAQKVGGNVDEVAERLENMAKKGLIFRVRKGSEKRYMAAQFVVGIWEYHVNSLTPELIADLREYLPYFFQHLMNLKTPQLRVVPIPGAITAQQSIMPYEDARKLIESEEVIAVAPCICRKEHRMSGNGCDRPLESCLVFGVGAQYYVDNGLGRLITKEEALEIIKEAERDGRVLEPSNAQKITAMCTCCGCCCQILKNLKKLPKPAHFVVSRYVANLDESLCVLCGICVDRCQMEAISLGEESAVLNRDRCIGCGLCVTTCPEGALTLQEKPASEQKEIPPSLKETYMKIFQERMALMSKR; encoded by the coding sequence ATGGTGAATGATAACGTTTACGAAATGCTTGCAGATCATCTAAATCGTTTGCCGGCGGGATATCCTAGAACGCCGTCTAGGGTGGAAATCAGAATTCTGAAGCGTTTGTTTACTCCCGAAGAAGCACTACTTGCGAGCAAACTTACTTTCAAGCTTGAAACCCCGGAAGAGATTGCTCAGAAAGTGGGCGGCAATGTTGATGAAGTTGCTGAGCGACTTGAGAACATGGCTAAAAAAGGGCTTATTTTCAGAGTTAGAAAAGGCTCTGAAAAAAGGTATATGGCTGCTCAGTTTGTTGTAGGCATCTGGGAGTATCATGTAAATAGTTTAACTCCTGAACTTATTGCTGATCTCCGTGAGTATTTGCCCTATTTCTTTCAGCACCTTATGAACCTTAAGACGCCTCAACTTCGCGTTGTTCCTATCCCGGGAGCCATTACGGCTCAACAGTCCATTATGCCTTATGAAGACGCTAGAAAGCTCATAGAGAGTGAAGAAGTTATTGCCGTTGCTCCTTGTATTTGCCGCAAAGAGCACAGGATGAGCGGTAATGGGTGCGATCGTCCTTTGGAGTCTTGTTTAGTGTTTGGAGTAGGAGCCCAGTATTACGTTGATAACGGTCTTGGGCGGCTTATAACCAAAGAAGAAGCTCTTGAAATTATAAAGGAAGCAGAGCGGGACGGACGGGTTCTCGAGCCATCCAACGCTCAGAAAATAACCGCCATGTGCACCTGCTGTGGTTGTTGTTGTCAGATCCTTAAGAATCTTAAAAAACTTCCCAAACCAGCTCATTTTGTAGTTTCTCGTTATGTTGCCAACCTTGATGAGTCTCTTTGTGTGTTATGCGGAATCTGTGTTGATCGTTGCCAGATGGAAGCTATTTCTCTTGGTGAAGAATCTGCCGTGCTTAACAGGGATCGGTGCATTGGATGTGGACTTTGTGTTACCACCTGTCCCGAAGGAGCTCTAACGCTTCAGGAAAAGCCTGCTTCTGAACAGAAGGAAATTCCGCCATCTCTTAAGGAGACTTACATGAAAATCTTTCAGGAGCGGATGGCTCTCATGTCGAAGCGTTAA